A stretch of DNA from Dioscorea cayenensis subsp. rotundata cultivar TDr96_F1 chromosome 4, TDr96_F1_v2_PseudoChromosome.rev07_lg8_w22 25.fasta, whole genome shotgun sequence:
tactttctttcaATATTAATGgacaattaattaactaattaattaatattatgactttactttaatttctaaattttattatatgggttttttttttgtaagagtTCTGaaatttcaagtattttttttatatgatcatATTTGCATAGATATATGTTACAAGGAGGAATTAAAACAGATATATAGATTCatataacttaaatataaaaataaataatgattcaAATTTTATGAACCAGATCATTCAACCttaattttattcataaaaattaaatatttagcaAATATATGACTGATGGTGACTTGtcacatcataaaaaaaataaataaataaaattatggagTCACGTGAATGGATAAGCAGAGGTAAGAACAACAAGCTGATGCATATGTGTTTCCAAAGCGAATTAAGCTTCATCTTTTggaacaaaattatatttattttgtgatttttataaaagaaattgtGAGTTAAATTTAAGTTAATATAACatgaaagttatatatatatataaataatggagagaaagagagaaaactaACCAAAAATTCCAAAGATGAAATGAGCAATCTGCATCTCTTTTATCTTATCTTCTCCAACACCAACCTCTAACTACAAAACCCTAAAAgatgacaagaagaagaagaagaagaagcttcaAAACTTAGCACAATTGCTGAGCTAATCTTTTGAGGACTAGTTTCAAATTGTAAGCTCCTCTTTGGCCCCTCTTTCTTTCTATATATCTCTCCTTCAtgaattcattatatatatatatatatacagtaaaGAGAATGCCCATGCcttaaaataagtaataaatgcGAAgaataagtaatatatatatatatatatatatatatatatgtttgttttcaaaacttttaaattgctaaaaaaaaaatatacagtgTTCAGTACATGAAAAAATCGGGTTAATTTTTTAGCAGGGTACTAAACTATAGTCGTTTCATTATGGGATTGACTGATTTGAATCAGAAATGGTTCACGACTTGATTTTGTTTCTAGGGTGATTCACGAGAGATTCAGCCGATTTTTTCTGATATAAATCTGAAAATTTTTGTCGGCATATGCGTGAGTATCTTTGATGCGTCGATTAATTTCGATTTTCGGGATGTTGATAGAAATTTATAGCATCgatcatcaaaataaaagcaaaaaatctATCGGTGTGCGATCtagtgaaacaaaattaaaattgagtatGCATTTTGATTCAATTAAAGTCTGACCCCGAAATGAAACAGGGCCATCGGTCATCCTTATCAATTTACGCGAAAAAAATCAGATTAGATgtagtaatttttgtttttaatccgttgctaatacactctagaaaaactaaaatattaatttattttagaaatttaaaaccGATTTACAAccgaattaaatttattttaaaattttgaaaacaaaaactatttaAGGAATAATGAATAATCTGATAATTTATGTAATTCATAATGTAATTAGGAATTAATTAGGACTAATCCAAGGATTAtgcttcaaaataaaatttcataatgaGAAATAAAGTATTAATATTATAACAAATTGattctaaataaaattagaagctatttttttaaagacaatTACTTGGAATTAAACCTTGTAAAATCTTGATAGTTAGGCTTATGTTCATTTCATTAATTTGGAAAAGATCTTGAAAGTTCATCATATTAGGTTatcctttgtttgtttataaattagaaaaagaaattttttgtaaATGCTTATAATAGCCTCTCTAATAATATAGCTAGgaagattaattatattatttagaaCCTAAATTAGAGTTGCTTCCTAgtatttatactttttattaatcattttatatatatatagtttgataCTTGCAAGACTTGCCATCACACACTGTCTCTCAGTTTGATTATAAGTTTGCATTattacaaataagaaaaataaaactaactttaatgaaaaaaacaataattgtactATTATATAGGTACtcatatatgttatttaaaaattgtagtTCTATAGGTTCCCTGTAAGCCTAACATACTAGTGGACCACATCCGactatatacatataacaataattaagctatctctttctttttcttttttttttaatattctttttaataataattaaaaactaaatacaTTCACAAGCTCATAACTAATACCCAATATCAGCTCTTTTTCTAAGTTTAATCATTAATGGCCTTTAAAATGGGGCATtactagttttattttgttttatagggACAAAGTGAAGCCATGTTAGGGGCATGCACAAATATAGACACCTTATATTAAGAATTCAGTGCTAATAGATCAAAAGATAGTTGACAATTATTGCTaacttgattttaattatttaaataaaattatatttattttgactgTGATGACATGTACACCTCAACCATgtattgaaagaaaattaaactcTTAATCTCTCATATGAGAGTCATATACTTTAACCACTTGATCATTGGGACGCTGGCatagatttgtttattttaaccCTTTTTGATTAGTATACATGCTCACAATACCTTGACGATCTATGGTACATTGATAATCAtgataatcaaaacaaattaaattatctaatataaaatataaaaaatatatttataaaatcaatgaGTGTTGGTTCAAGTGGAAAgaggtttaattaattaaagtcgCTTAAGCAAATGTAACCTCACCATGGATTAATTTAGAGCCCACATGATCTAGGATATCAGTTTCATGTTCTATTTTGAATAAACCCAAATTAATGTAACATTTCTCTGTTCTGAAAGAGAGTAAGgcacaaacaaagaaagagagaaaaagagaaagaaagaaataaagaaaacaatgagGGGAATTAAACTGGTTGGTTGCTGAAAGGAACCATGCTTACCAATCTCTCACTTTCAAAAGATTTCTTCAAGCACACGGTGCATGGTCATTCATTCTATCTTCATCTACAAGAATGAAACTagacgtatatatatatatagagagagagagatagacgTCACTCTTTAATTCATTAcctttttctttctattaatGATGAACTCCAATGTCCCTCCATTAATGTCCTCTCCAAAGTTTCATACAttagagagagacagagagactattcttttctttctcactTTTAATCTCTTGGAGCTAGAGTTGTTAAAAAGATAATTGGTAGCATGCATGTAcatatatttgttataattaCTTCATTCAATCATGCAATTTAAGAGACCACTCATTCAGTCTTCTTTCTCACCTCTCGGCTTCGttgaaaatttaaagtaaagcacaacacaattttttttttaatttgtatattttacaaataaagtAGAATATaatacagttttttttttttgaaataaatagataaaccattgttttattaaagtaatacaataaaattaattaattaaatacaacataaattcagaaattttttgtacCTCAAAAACTCATagtacaaattaaattttgctAAGTTGCAACATAATTAAaagacaaaattattattattaaaattaaaaatagtcaGATTATCCTTAACTTATTTGATGTcaacaaaacataataataactagtgatgctatttttaatttttatagtattGTCTATCAAATATCAAACATAGAATAGTATAACCACTTGTGTTTGTAACTCAATTATACTTGTACTTTATTATATTGCTTAAGTTGATCTCATTGACTCGATTCACAAATTAAATGGGCCCTTAAACTCTTTGGAGAGTtgttaaaacaataattaaatataagcaTGTACATTAGCTATAGTTACTTTATTCAATATATCATGCAAATGAGAGGTCATTCCTTCACTCTTCTTTCTCACCTTTAATATTTTTGGAGAGtagttaaaaagataaatattagCATGTACATTAGCTATAATCACTTCATTCGATCATGCAATAAAGAGACCATTAAATTCAtttacttttcttaatttctcacCTTTAATCTCTTTGGAGAGTTGTTAAAGAGATAATTAATTCTTAGTTAGCATGCACACTACTAGCTATAGTTACTTCATTCTATCATGCAATCAAGCTCTCATGAATCACATGCAAAGCCAAAAACTTTTGAAGGTTTATTTATTGATGAGTCTGATGACTAGTTAATCTATTATTGGATCATTACTCTTTTGGGACCTCAAGAAAGAATACATTTTAACACAACTTGTCCACTTTTGACTACTTTGATTGATAAAGAATCAAGCACAGTAAGCCATATGcctaataaaacaaacaaattcatTTAGTTCAGACtctaaactttatatatatatatatatatatatattcaaagatCACGTGAAACTTTAAACTACATTAATGAGATGATGATGAGATAATATTTTGGCACTATCTAAAAAATGGAGTATTTATAATTGAaggaaacaaaaaattttaagatttgaTATATctacttttattatatatagatatattttcaAAGTGAGCAATaagttttgtatttaatttgcCGTGTGGTTAATGCAAGTAAATATTGGGTGCATGCATTAAAGTATGAGTGGTTGGGAGTAGATAGAACATTTTGCATGCATGCTAGGGTTTCATTCATGGCCCTTCGTTATTTTGCCACCATCCTCTTGAGTCTTGCTTGTTAAATGCCCCACTTGCACTTGCCCTTCAGTCAGTCATATCTAATTAATCTTCATAAAGTGTGATAAATTTTAgtgttaattaataattaatatatttttaatgaagctAGTTTAGAATGAGAATGGATAATAAAGAGGATAAAGTTTAGAGACAGGGAGTCATGGGCAATGAAAGACGTGAGACACAGGGAATGAAGTCATAGGGATGAAGCCTTTTTATATGTAGGTTTCATTCTAGAAGGTGTGTATGTGTAATCAATAAATTAAGGGAATTAATGTCTTGTACATGAGGAGAAAATGGGTGATGTACACATTTGTAAATTAGATAAATATCAAAGTTTTAAACACTGAGTATTTGTTTGAACATGTTTATGACACTAAGtgcttagtttattttattttttttattttatgaatgtgGACAAGCGATGTCAAGTGCATGCACAGACTTAATTAGAGTTGATACCTCAATAAATttgtactatttttattttgtgtaaaCTGAAATTTGAACTCACGTACTTTAtcgataaaaacataaatattctATACAAAAAATCTActgttaattatatatagagTAAGAGGTCATTggcttaaattattatttttttaagaatttttattgttaaaaaaaattgaaattgctTAATTTATAAAgttatctttaaaataattataaatttgtttaggTATTTTACGTGGAGCATTTGTTTTATAAGTTAAAATATATCTTAATCTCAATGAACCAACCAATTAAGCATGATTTACATGGAATACCAAGATACTGAAAACCTTGCACTTAAGTCGGATAAATCCATTatgcaattgaaaaaaaatattgaggAATACAAAAATGCTATACCATTTAGAATATTTCAAGAACAAAAGCCACCTCTAAAAAGAGTAATAACAAGTGCTACAGTGATAACAGTTTAATGGATAAAACATGATTTTCCTATAAAAGAGTTTAAGTGTTCAACTCTCTCATGGTTAAAACTTTAATGATAAGAAAATGTGTGTTGCGGTGATTTACCCATAttatctataaaaaataaaataaataaatctcgAAAAAACCCATGGTCAAATGCCGTACTACTAAACTTCTATGCCCCCTATTATTCTCATGATCAAACTATATTATTAaaccataataattaaaaaaaaccattttttagGCTTTAATCAAGGgctattattgatttttttatccttaattaaaaaaaatatatttttcccgTGAGagagattaatatatatttaatttaagactaactttaaaagtaaatatataagaTTAATGTTTGTGATGACTACTTCCATGACTCACAGTGTATATCCTAACTAGATCCAATAGTAACAAATATTAATGTGTTTGGTTctaattaaatgataaattaaatactCGCTAAGATGATCGATAGCACTTTGAGCATTCTTCCTCCGAAAGTAAATGCATAGCCTAAAATAGATCTTCTTCTGTCAATATCATCTGCCATATAAATTCGATCCTCTATAAACAAAAGTTGGAAGTTTTTATCAAATATCTCATTATCCACTAACCATAACTTATGCTCATTTACAAGGGCAAAAAGACACAGGACAACACCATCAATCAAATATGATATTTCGTCCATGTTTATGCACACCCTTAATATGCATTTGtcaaatttcatatatatatatatatatatatatatatatatatttgttttttaataaattatgacaAATTAAACCTCCAACGTTGAATGAGTagagagttttttttataaatatatatatattttttttttataaatatgacaaACATAGTATAATTTGTAGTATGCACACAAAGAGGAATTGATTAGCCCTGACCTAGTAACATAAAATTTGGACTGTAAGCTTATACCTATAACTGAATATCTATTATCACACCACTGTGTTTAGAACTTCAGttggatttaaaattaaaattcttaaaTCTTTACATTAACGCATTTCTCAGTAGAACCAATACCACTAAATATGGAGTCTATGCACCTTATTCGAATAGAAAGTTATTttcatctcattttttttttcaagtcatTCAAATGATCTTGCTTTAAACTCAACTTGAAATGACCTATAAATTGTGGTTTAATAAGCTTGGCAGTTTTTATATTCAACCTTTcaaataactttttaataattttttctttcgtgtaatatttttttttgctggTCCCAAGTCTTTAACGGCAAAAgacttgtttaatttttttttaatttatctattttttttaaaatttttttgtaaattataactatgtcatcaatttttttttaaaaaaaatcactattcACACTCTTTTTAATAGTTAATATAAGCACAGGTGTCTacatttattcttttataagtatatcataaattcatctttattttaatcaaaataaatataaaattcatcaaacagaatacaaaaacacataaaatatATCTACTTTTAAGATCAAACACAGTCAACTGCCTTTAAATTTTAGAGAATTGTTTATCGTGCATACATCCCACTTTTCACTGTACTACTGTTCATAAACATAATAACACTATTTATCAAATAGTGATCAATCGTTAGATCAAAATTCAATGGGTGATAACAACATTTGTAGATTTTGATCCTATGAACATGCATATAGATGATCTAatcttttatatgtatatatatatatatattagaaataagAATACCCACTACCACCcatatactgaaactgaggggTACTGCTGTAATTTCACCATCCCAAGATGGCCTTGCATGCCATCATTTGCATACTGTTGCCACATCCTCTGTTCCTCCATCAACAGCCTTtgcttcttctccatctccgaCATCTGCACGTACGCCGGCGCCGGAACCTCCAACGACGCCGCAAACGGATCCACCACCTCTCCGGCCCCTCCTCCTCCCGCCGGAGCCGGCAATGCAAGCAAATTAGATGACATTAATGGCAATGCAACACTACTTGCACTTCCTTGTCCTGCTCCTGAACTCACATACTTAACTTGCTGATCAGCATGCACATACATTCCATTCAACACCAATGTATCAAAACCACCGCCAAGCTCAGACCTTTGGCCTGATAAAACACTTGCTGATTGCACCAACGCCGTCTCCCAGTCCGCCGGCTCGTCTTTGAAAGCTTCCCATGCCGGTGCATCAGTTGTGGTTGTCGTTGTGCCATCATCGAACAATGCTAGTGCTAGCATGTCATGATCATGTTGTTTGTTGGCGGTACTCAGCTCGTCtgataaattcaataaatcaccttcttcttcttgagctaattttatttcatttttgtttttcttttcttcttgtatcctcaaATTCTTCATTCTTGATAACAGCTTCGTTGGAGGTTGGAGGAGGGAGAGCTTTGATTGAGTTGGAGTAGTGATTTTGGTCCCCTTcttcctccttctcttcctcctcctcctcctccggtGATTGTTCGGGTTCGGGGTTGAGTTTAACAGGGTTTGATCTCTCTTTTATGAACTCATCCATGACTTCAAGTTTCTTGGAGGTGATTCTTTCGATTTGAGGAAAATCAGAGGGGCGGGAGATGCCGGAGGACTTGCATGAGTTATAAAAGGCATCAAGCTCTTCGAGTTGTTTCGACAACCGAGTGAAGATGCTATGTACACGGACACACTCAGGGATTTCCATCTCCATGAATCTGTCAATGAAGATACTCATGATCTCattcaaatcataataaatttgcTGGCTCTCTTTCAGCAATGGCTGCAATGCTACACACACCACCCTGTTAAATCTCGCCGCACCTACAGTTTTAATTGACAAACATGATGATATCAaagcaaaaaaactaaaaattttaaataacaataagaaCACAATATATGCAAATGAATGCTGCTTGCCTGTAGGACGGCAAGCGAGAAAGCGTTCGAGGAGTTGCTGAAGGTGTTGGATTTTGATGAATATTTGAGATGTTTTCATCTCTCGAACGGGGGTAACCCgggaagtggtggtggtggcagcagcagcagcggcgGCAGtgtcattatcatcatcatcattaagaTTCAAACTAGCACGGCTGCTTCGTCTTTGGCGACGGCCATGCATACGGAACTCAAGCCTCTCATCCAAGTAACGGGCATAAGTCCGAACAAAAGCCGAGAAGTCCCAGGCGGCGGCGGAGCGAGAGGTGTCACGGAAGTCAGACATGTTGAGCATGCGAGTGCCGCGGCGAGTGGCGAAGAAGATCTCTTGCTCATAAAGCAGGATCACCGTCGGAGAGTAGACGGTGAATGAGGATGAGGGATTTGAGGGCGACGGTCCAGCTGCGAGTCTTGCTGAGACGGCGGGAGAGGGTGGAAACGCAGGAGTGGACGTAGGCGCGGGAGTAGCAGGTGAGGCTGAGGATTTCACGGATGTGGCGTTCTTCGGCGGGGTATTCGTCGTGACGGGTGGCTTTGACGATGGCGACGTCGAGGTCGGAGATGGTGGTGCTGTTGCTGACTTTGGCGATGCTGATGCTGGTTTGGTCTTTGACGGCGCCAATGGCGCGCCGGAGAGTGCTTGGAGCCATGAATTAATGTGGTgtattatatatgaatattattgATTATTCATAGCatt
This window harbors:
- the LOC120258753 gene encoding LOW QUALITY PROTEIN: putative clathrin assembly protein At1g03050 (The sequence of the model RefSeq protein was modified relative to this genomic sequence to represent the inferred CDS: deleted 2 bases in 2 codons); translated protein: MAPSTLRRAIGAVKDQTSISIAKVSNSTTISDLDVAIVKATRHDEYPAEERHIREILSLTCYSRAYVHSCVSTLSRRLSKTRSWTVALKSLILIHRLLSDGDPAYEQEIFFATRRGTRMLNMSDFRDTSRSAAAWDFSAFVRTYARYLDERLEFRMHGRRQRRSSRASLNLNDDDDNDTAAAAAAATTTTSRVTPVREMKTSQIFIKIQHLQQLLERFLACRPTGAARFNRVVCVALQPLLKESQQIYYDLNEIMSIFIDRFMEMEIPECVRVHSIFTRLSKQLEELDAFYNSCKSSGISRPSDFPQIERITSKKLEVMDEFIKERSNPVKLNPEPEQSPEEEEEEEKEEEGDQNHYSNSIKALPPPTSNEAVIKNEEFEDTEEKKNKNEIKLAQEEEGDLLNLSDELSTANKQHDHDMLALALFDDGTTTTTTDAPAWEAFKDEPADWETALVQSASVLSGQRSELGGGFDTLVLNGMYVHADQQVKYVSSGAGQGSASSVALPLMSSNLLALPAPAGGGGAGEVVDPFAASLEVPAPAYVQMSEMEKKQRLLMEEQRMWQQYANDGMQGHLGMVKLQQYPSVSVYGW